A section of the Prionailurus bengalensis isolate Pbe53 chromosome C2, Fcat_Pben_1.1_paternal_pri, whole genome shotgun sequence genome encodes:
- the SPTSSB gene encoding serine palmitoyltransferase small subunit B has protein sequence MDFRRVKDYFSWLYYQYQIISCCAVLEPWERSMFNTILLTIFAMVVYTAYVFIPIHIRLAWEFFSKMCGYHSSISN, from the coding sequence ATGGATTTCAGACGTGTGAAGGACTATTTCTCCTGGCTCTACTATCAGTACCAAATCATTAGCTGCTGTGCTGTCTTGGAACCCTGGGAGCGATCCATGTTCAATACGATCTTACTAACCATTTTTGCTATGGTGGTATACACCGCCTATGTTTTTATCCCAATCCACATTCGTCTGGCTTGGgaatttttctccaaaatgtGTGGCTATCACAGTTCAATTTCTAATTGA